A genomic window from Candidatus Aegiribacteria sp. includes:
- the bamD gene encoding outer membrane protein assembly factor BamD, which yields MIKYYAFALLILIAVTSCGKSYNTRGLDHEQLEQLADAAFLDEDFNNAAGMYTELMFGYPGAANTDLYLYRLGMSEAALRFWADALFYFNRVQSEYSRSSLADDCSFQSARIWWLQRHNYKKDLTPIMNSRTQLISFFEKYPGSTLIEEATALSDSINNVLSMRALFVGQFYARRNKYDASLLYLREALNDYGDTECKAEILMAIGGVYIKRGNEYSARRFFQRALDECELNEDQLIELQNILEEL from the coding sequence ATGATAAAATATTATGCCTTTGCATTACTTATTCTGATTGCTGTAACATCCTGCGGAAAATCCTACAATACCAGAGGTTTGGATCATGAACAGCTGGAGCAGCTTGCTGATGCCGCATTCCTTGATGAGGATTTCAATAATGCTGCCGGAATGTATACGGAACTGATGTTCGGATACCCCGGAGCGGCAAATACCGATCTATATCTTTACAGACTCGGTATGTCCGAGGCTGCCTTGAGGTTCTGGGCAGATGCCCTGTTCTATTTCAACCGCGTCCAGTCGGAGTACTCCCGGAGTTCACTGGCTGATGACTGTTCATTTCAATCAGCTCGTATCTGGTGGTTACAGAGGCATAACTACAAGAAGGATCTGACTCCCATCATGAACTCCAGAACTCAGTTGATCTCTTTCTTCGAGAAGTATCCCGGATCCACTCTGATCGAGGAAGCTACGGCACTCAGCGACAGTATCAACAATGTCCTTTCGATGAGAGCTCTTTTTGTGGGTCAATTCTATGCCAGAAGAAATAAGTACGATGCGTCTCTTCTATACCTTCGCGAAGCTCTGAATGATTATGGTGATACTGAATGCAAAGCCGAGATTCTAATGGCTATTGGAGGCGTCTACATTAAAAGGGGAAACGAATATTCAGCAAGGAGATTTTTTCAGAGGGCGCTTGACGAGTGCGAATTGAATGAAGATCAGTTAATCGAACTGCAGAACATTCTGGAAG